A genome region from Oceanococcus sp. HetDA_MAG_MS8 includes the following:
- the purT gene encoding formate-dependent phosphoribosylglycinamide formyltransferase, which yields MSELEFGTALTSSATKVLFLGAGELGKEVVIEFQRLGVEVIAVDRYANAPGMQVAHRAHVINMLDAEQLRAVIAQEQPDYVVPEIEAIHTPTLVELEEQGLNVIPTARAARLTMDREGIRRLAAEELQLPTSPYRFVDSRADFEAAVAEIGMPCVVKPVMSSSGKGQSTIRSAEHIAPAWDYAQEGGRAGAGRVIVEGFVDFDYEITLLTVRHVDGTSFCEPVGHIQVDGDYRESWQPQAMSPSARLAAEDVAHKITEALGGRGLFGVELFVKGDEVWFSEVSPRPHDTGLVTLISQDLSEFALHARAILGLPIPNIAQHGASASCALVLEGSTNAPAFAVDPEALRAPDTSLRLFGKPELQGSRRLGVGLARGADVEEARAKARAVTAGVRLKPS from the coding sequence ATGAGCGAACTAGAGTTTGGTACCGCCCTCACAAGCTCGGCCACCAAGGTGCTGTTTTTAGGCGCCGGCGAGCTCGGCAAAGAAGTCGTCATCGAATTCCAACGCCTGGGCGTGGAAGTGATTGCCGTCGACCGTTATGCCAATGCCCCGGGCATGCAGGTGGCTCATCGCGCCCATGTGATCAACATGCTGGATGCTGAGCAGCTGCGCGCCGTCATTGCCCAAGAGCAACCCGATTATGTGGTGCCGGAAATCGAGGCCATCCACACGCCTACTCTGGTGGAGTTGGAAGAACAAGGGCTGAACGTGATTCCCACCGCACGCGCCGCCCGGCTAACCATGGACCGCGAAGGCATTCGGCGCTTGGCCGCCGAAGAATTACAGCTGCCGACATCGCCCTACCGCTTTGTGGATAGCCGCGCAGACTTCGAAGCCGCCGTGGCTGAGATTGGAATGCCCTGTGTGGTGAAGCCGGTCATGTCCTCTTCGGGCAAAGGCCAGTCCACCATTCGCAGCGCCGAACACATCGCACCCGCCTGGGACTACGCCCAAGAGGGTGGCCGCGCCGGTGCCGGCCGGGTGATCGTTGAAGGCTTCGTGGACTTCGATTACGAAATCACCTTGCTCACCGTGCGGCATGTAGATGGCACCAGTTTTTGTGAGCCGGTGGGCCATATCCAGGTGGACGGCGACTACCGCGAATCGTGGCAACCGCAAGCCATGAGCCCCTCCGCGCGTTTGGCGGCAGAAGACGTGGCCCACAAAATCACCGAGGCCTTGGGTGGCCGCGGGCTGTTCGGAGTAGAACTCTTTGTGAAGGGTGACGAGGTCTGGTTTAGCGAAGTGTCACCACGCCCCCATGACACCGGGCTGGTCACGCTGATATCGCAGGATCTGTCCGAATTTGCCCTGCATGCCCGGGCGATTCTCGGCCTGCCTATACCCAACATCGCCCAGCATGGCGCCAGCGCTTCTTGTGCCTTGGTGCTGGAAGGCAGTACCAATGCGCCGGCCTTTGCCGTCGACCCCGAGGCGCTACGCGCGCCAGATACCAGCCTGCGCCTCTTTGGTAAGCCGGAGCTGCAGGGTAGTCGTCGCCTGGGCGTGGGCTTGGCGCGAGGGGCCGATGTGGAAGAGGCCAGAGCCAAGGCCAGAGCGGTCACGGCAGGAGTGCGCCTCAAACCCTCCTAA
- the argH gene encoding argininosuccinate lyase yields the protein MSTPGGKLWGGRFAQATDSLLEAYSASEHFDRRLYAQDIRGSKAHARMLERQGVLSSADVQAICAGLDEVQQEIEAGEFPWSPALEDVHMNIEARLTSKIGDAGKRLHTGRSRNDQVATDIRLYMRDAIDDLQALLGQLRSTLIDLAEREADTIFPGYTHLQSAQPVTAGHHLLAWEAMLSRDSERLADLRKRVNRSPLGAAALAGTSYPVNRAATALELGFDGVIDNSLDAVSDRDFAIEFCSAASILMMHFSRMSEELVLWANPQFGMVSLPDAFCTGSSIMPQKKNPDVAELARGKTGRVYGSLMALLTLMKSQPLAYNRDNQEDKEPLFDALDTAMATTQIMGAMLAELKFVPEACRKAASQGYPTATELADYLVRKGLPFRDAHEQVGQTVALAIKQNCDLAELSLEQIQQHAPLAEADVFEVLTLEGAVAARDHIGGCAPKQVRAAADRARARLEDTRA from the coding sequence ATGAGTACCCCCGGCGGCAAGCTCTGGGGCGGTCGTTTCGCCCAAGCTACAGATTCCTTATTAGAAGCCTACTCGGCCTCTGAGCACTTCGACCGGCGTTTGTATGCCCAGGACATTCGCGGCAGCAAGGCCCATGCGCGCATGCTGGAACGCCAAGGTGTACTCAGCAGCGCAGATGTGCAGGCCATCTGCGCGGGGCTGGACGAGGTTCAGCAGGAAATTGAAGCCGGAGAGTTTCCCTGGAGCCCCGCGCTGGAAGATGTGCACATGAACATCGAGGCCCGCCTCACCAGCAAAATTGGTGATGCTGGCAAGCGGCTACACACTGGTCGCAGCCGCAACGATCAGGTGGCCACCGATATCCGCCTGTACATGCGCGATGCCATTGATGATCTGCAAGCCCTACTCGGCCAGCTGCGCAGCACCTTGATCGACTTGGCGGAACGCGAAGCCGACACCATCTTCCCCGGCTACACCCATTTGCAATCGGCGCAACCGGTCACCGCAGGCCACCACTTACTGGCTTGGGAAGCCATGCTCAGCCGAGATAGCGAGCGCTTGGCGGACCTGCGCAAGCGGGTAAATCGCAGCCCCCTAGGCGCAGCCGCTTTGGCCGGCACCAGCTATCCGGTCAACCGCGCGGCCACCGCTTTGGAGCTAGGCTTTGATGGGGTCATCGACAACTCTTTAGATGCCGTCAGCGACCGTGATTTCGCCATCGAATTCTGCTCAGCCGCGAGCATTTTGATGATGCACTTCTCGCGTATGAGCGAGGAGCTGGTGCTCTGGGCCAACCCCCAGTTCGGCATGGTCAGCCTGCCCGATGCTTTCTGCACCGGTTCCTCGATCATGCCGCAGAAGAAAAACCCGGATGTGGCCGAGCTGGCACGCGGCAAAACTGGGCGAGTATATGGCTCGCTGATGGCTTTGCTGACGCTAATGAAGAGCCAGCCCTTGGCCTACAACCGCGACAACCAGGAAGACAAAGAGCCCCTGTTTGATGCTCTGGACACCGCCATGGCAACCACCCAAATTATGGGCGCGATGCTGGCCGAGTTGAAATTTGTGCCCGAGGCCTGCCGTAAAGCAGCCAGTCAGGGCTACCCCACGGCCACCGAGCTGGCCGACTACTTGGTCCGCAAAGGCTTGCCCTTCCGCGATGCGCATGAGCAGGTGGGGCAAACCGTAGCCTTGGCCATTAAGCAAAACTGCGATCTGGCCGAACTGAGCCTGGAGCAGATTCAACAACATGCTCCACTGGCTGAAGCCGATGTGTTTGAGGTACTGACCCTCGAAGGCGCGGTAGCTGCGCGCGACCATATTGGCGGCTGTGCTCCCAAACAGGTACGTGCGGCTGCGGATCGGGCACGTGCCCGGCTGGAGGACACCCGCGCATGA
- a CDS encoding histidine kinase — MTPALPAPQWIPDLCRAPAVVRVLLVSQMLAVLLVVARNRPLEQLADDLLMVSLFIHWVSLSSCALLCAIRRYLHRLTLFESVCLALGSLWLLSLALAEAAWRLQLWMDPQQPANAAVHWLFLGRIQIIALLAWVVLLRYFYLQQQNERQQQAMLEGRLQALQDRMRPHFLFNSLNSLLALIPTQPDAAEDLVDNLSSLLRAALEHSDGQHSLEDETQLTRAYLDIEALRLGPRLQVHWDLDPSLQGQMVPVFSVQPLAENAVLHGIEARIEGGAIRIRSLRLDARRWMLEVRNPVPRDARSPTRHGIGQDNLRHRMAMLHGSGGQLQTGMEDGEYVARLVLPLPESAP; from the coding sequence ATGACCCCAGCGCTCCCGGCGCCACAATGGATTCCAGACCTATGCCGAGCACCGGCTGTGGTGCGGGTGCTGCTGGTCAGTCAGATGTTGGCCGTACTGCTGGTGGTCGCTCGCAATCGTCCTCTAGAGCAGCTTGCTGATGACCTGCTGATGGTGTCTTTATTTATCCATTGGGTGAGTTTGAGCAGCTGCGCTTTGCTCTGCGCGATTCGCCGTTATCTGCATAGGCTGACGCTGTTTGAGTCTGTGTGCTTGGCCTTGGGCAGTTTGTGGCTTCTCAGCTTGGCGCTGGCGGAAGCCGCATGGCGATTGCAGTTATGGATGGACCCCCAACAGCCGGCAAACGCGGCCGTGCACTGGCTGTTTCTAGGGCGCATTCAGATCATTGCCCTGCTGGCCTGGGTGGTGTTGCTGCGTTACTTCTATTTGCAGCAGCAAAACGAGCGCCAACAACAAGCCATGTTGGAGGGACGGCTTCAGGCCCTGCAAGACCGCATGCGCCCGCATTTTCTGTTCAATAGTTTGAATAGCTTGCTGGCTTTGATTCCAACGCAGCCAGACGCTGCCGAGGATTTGGTGGATAACCTGTCTAGCTTGTTGCGCGCCGCGCTGGAACACAGCGATGGGCAACACAGCCTGGAGGATGAAACCCAGCTCACTCGTGCCTATTTGGACATTGAAGCCTTGCGCTTGGGCCCGCGGCTGCAGGTGCACTGGGACCTAGATCCCTCACTGCAAGGACAGATGGTGCCGGTATTCAGCGTGCAGCCTTTGGCTGAGAATGCGGTGCTGCATGGTATTGAAGCGCGCATTGAAGGCGGCGCTATTCGCATTCGCAGCCTGCGTCTGGATGCGCGCCGCTGGATGCTGGAAGTGCGTAACCCGGTGCCACGCGACGCCCGCAGCCCGACCCGGCATGGCATTGGCCAAGACAACTTACGCCACCGCATGGCCATGCTGCACGGCAGCGGCGGTCAACTGCAGACCGGAATGGAAGACGGTGAATATGTTGCAAGGCTGGTGTTGCCTTTGCCGGAGTCTGCGCCATGA
- a CDS encoding response regulator transcription factor — translation MKVLLVDDEPLARQRLRRLLSDCPGWEVCAEAGDGQSAWEALESHQPHVLLLDIRMPGMDGVELSRRLLNLPTPPAVIFCTAHAEHALQAFQTVATAYLLKPVNKHKLRAALDKVQLTTRAQTIRAPAPGPQLELRRGMQQWRVPLQRVYLLQAEDKLTTVYHSEGSDHLNASLNQLEQQYPQLLRVHRQALVNPDHVQALLPCGRGRYQIQLAVDLPPVAVSRRLLAQVRRRLAQSASAYSPGADIAGKHGE, via the coding sequence ATGAAAGTGCTGCTGGTTGACGATGAACCTCTGGCCCGCCAACGCCTACGGCGCCTGCTCAGCGATTGCCCCGGTTGGGAGGTGTGCGCTGAGGCCGGCGATGGGCAGTCGGCATGGGAGGCTTTGGAGTCCCATCAGCCTCATGTGTTGTTGCTGGATATACGGATGCCAGGCATGGATGGGGTGGAGCTGAGCCGGCGCCTGCTCAATCTTCCTACGCCGCCCGCGGTTATTTTTTGCACAGCGCATGCGGAGCATGCTCTGCAGGCCTTTCAAACCGTGGCTACGGCCTATCTGCTCAAGCCCGTGAACAAACATAAGCTGCGCGCCGCCCTGGACAAAGTCCAGCTGACTACACGGGCGCAGACCATACGGGCGCCGGCTCCAGGGCCACAGCTGGAGCTGCGTCGCGGTATGCAGCAATGGCGTGTGCCTTTACAGCGTGTCTACCTACTCCAAGCCGAGGATAAGCTCACCACGGTGTATCACAGCGAAGGCAGTGATCACCTCAATGCCTCTTTGAATCAGCTGGAGCAGCAGTACCCTCAGTTGCTTCGGGTACACCGTCAGGCTTTGGTGAATCCGGATCATGTGCAGGCGCTCCTCCCCTGTGGCCGTGGGCGCTACCAAATACAGCTGGCCGTGGATCTTCCTCCGGTGGCGGTGAGTCGGCGTCTTCTGGCCCAGGTTCGTCGCCGACTCGCGCAAAGTGCAAGCGCCTACAGTCCTGGGGCGGATATCGCAGGCAAGCATGGCGAATAA
- the hemC gene encoding hydroxymethylbilane synthase, giving the protein MTTLRIATRNSPLALWQARFVAEQLQQADPACECELVPMTTTGDRWLEGRLSSQGGKGLFVKELEAALLESRADLAVHSLKDVPMQLPPGLVLGAFLSRHNPADALIGASGLEELPQGAVVGTASQRRSMLLLQQRPDLQLKLLRGNVNTRLAKLDAGEYQAIILAASGMERLGFSDRIGSCMPTEQMIPAPGQGILAIETRAEDQALLQRLQSLNDAQAESAARAERALSRALGGSCALPLAGYCTVHADHLQLHAALGMPDGSEVVSASQQASVQDRPEALGESVAEQLRADGGASILERLAQPTSDPV; this is encoded by the coding sequence ATGACAACTCTGCGCATCGCCACCCGCAACAGCCCGCTCGCGCTCTGGCAGGCGCGTTTCGTCGCCGAGCAATTGCAGCAGGCCGACCCGGCTTGTGAGTGCGAGCTTGTCCCCATGACCACCACAGGGGACCGCTGGTTGGAAGGGCGTTTGTCCAGTCAGGGCGGTAAGGGTCTGTTCGTCAAAGAACTGGAGGCGGCGCTGCTGGAGTCGCGGGCTGACTTGGCCGTGCACTCTTTGAAAGATGTACCCATGCAGCTGCCGCCTGGACTAGTTCTGGGAGCTTTTCTCAGCCGGCATAATCCGGCCGATGCCTTAATTGGTGCCTCTGGCCTGGAGGAGTTGCCTCAAGGAGCTGTGGTGGGAACCGCCAGCCAGCGGCGCAGCATGCTGCTATTGCAGCAGCGGCCCGACCTGCAGCTGAAGCTGTTACGCGGCAACGTGAACACCCGCCTCGCCAAGTTGGATGCAGGTGAGTACCAAGCCATTATTCTTGCGGCCTCCGGCATGGAACGCTTGGGCTTTAGCGACCGTATTGGTAGCTGCATGCCTACCGAGCAGATGATTCCGGCACCGGGTCAAGGCATTTTGGCCATTGAAACGCGCGCTGAAGATCAGGCCCTGCTCCAGCGGCTGCAAAGCTTAAACGATGCTCAAGCCGAGTCTGCCGCGCGCGCCGAGCGCGCCTTGTCCAGAGCGCTGGGCGGGTCCTGTGCCTTGCCTTTGGCCGGCTATTGCACAGTGCATGCCGATCATCTCCAGCTGCATGCCGCACTGGGCATGCCCGATGGCTCTGAGGTCGTCAGCGCCAGTCAGCAGGCATCCGTACAAGATCGGCCTGAGGCGCTAGGCGAGTCTGTGGCGGAGCAACTGCGTGCGGATGGCGGCGCCTCAATTTTGGAGCGCTTGGCGCAGCCCACGTCAGACCCTGTGTGA
- a CDS encoding uroporphyrinogen-III synthase codes for MPRLWLTRTRPQRSTAWEAELQAAGWDVQRLEVLATTPRQFSAQDEDWLAQQAAEAKAWLWTSAAAVAAVAQRLAPFANRAEQHAVGRSTATAVEQALHQPCAAPQRGHGGNAWVAEYGGRLRPGDQLLLITGYDPRQEWLEPLRALGVMVVIASVYQRKPIACDLPAELPDAVIATSAAALESLSHSLLKASHTQVFRRPLLLSAPRLKTAARRLGWSGTMAVLPALTADGLQAALKDL; via the coding sequence ATGCCTCGCCTCTGGTTAACGCGCACCCGGCCCCAGCGTTCCACTGCCTGGGAAGCGGAGCTGCAAGCCGCTGGCTGGGATGTACAACGCCTGGAAGTTTTAGCCACTACACCACGCCAGTTCAGTGCACAGGACGAGGACTGGCTGGCGCAACAGGCGGCCGAGGCCAAGGCTTGGTTATGGACTTCGGCTGCTGCGGTTGCCGCCGTTGCTCAGCGGCTTGCCCCCTTCGCTAATCGGGCCGAGCAGCATGCGGTAGGGCGGAGCACGGCCACTGCCGTGGAGCAGGCTCTGCATCAGCCCTGTGCGGCCCCGCAGCGCGGGCATGGGGGTAACGCCTGGGTGGCCGAGTACGGTGGGCGGCTACGACCTGGCGATCAACTCCTGTTAATCACCGGGTACGACCCGCGCCAAGAGTGGTTAGAGCCGCTGCGTGCTTTGGGAGTAATGGTGGTGATCGCCTCGGTGTACCAGCGTAAGCCCATCGCCTGTGATCTCCCTGCGGAGCTGCCTGACGCCGTTATCGCCACCTCCGCAGCAGCCCTGGAATCGCTCAGCCACAGCCTGCTCAAGGCCAGCCATACGCAGGTTTTTCGCAGGCCCTTGCTGCTCTCTGCGCCTAGGCTGAAGACGGCTGCACGTCGACTGGGCTGGTCGGGTACGATGGCTGTCCTCCCTGCACTGACTGCTGACGGCCTGCAGGCCGCTCTGAAGGACCTTTGA